Proteins encoded together in one Thermococcus gammatolerans EJ3 window:
- a CDS encoding 30S ribosomal protein S14: MAKADYNKRKPRKFGKGARRCMRCGQYGPIIRIHGLMLCRHCFREVAPKLGFKKYE, translated from the coding sequence ATGGCGAAGGCTGATTACAACAAGAGGAAGCCGAGGAAGTTTGGTAAGGGAGCGAGAAGGTGCATGCGCTGCGGCCAGTACGGGCCGATAATCAGAATACACGGCCTTATGCTGTGCAGACACTGCTTCCGCGAGGTCGCCCCAAAACTCGGCTTCAAGAAGTATGAGTGA
- a CDS encoding adenylate kinase: MPFVVMITGIPGVGKSTITRLALKRTAINFRLVNFGDLMFEEAVKQGLVKHRDEMRKLDPMVQKQLQLRAAQRIVEIARDEPVLLDTHATIRTPMGYLLGFPKEVIETIRPNFIVIIEATPSEILGRRLRDLKRDRDVETEEQIQRHQDLNRAAAISYAMHSDALIKIIENHEDKGLEEAVNELVQVLNLAVREYD, encoded by the coding sequence ATGCCGTTTGTGGTCATGATAACCGGCATTCCCGGAGTGGGTAAGAGCACGATAACGCGGCTTGCCCTCAAGAGAACGGCCATCAACTTCAGACTAGTAAACTTCGGTGACTTAATGTTCGAGGAGGCCGTCAAGCAGGGTTTAGTCAAGCACAGGGACGAGATGAGGAAACTCGATCCCATGGTGCAGAAACAGCTCCAGCTTCGCGCCGCGCAGAGGATCGTTGAGATAGCCCGGGATGAGCCGGTTCTCCTCGACACCCACGCCACGATCAGAACGCCTATGGGCTATCTTCTCGGCTTCCCTAAGGAGGTTATAGAGACCATCAGACCCAATTTCATAGTCATAATTGAAGCCACACCGAGCGAGATCCTCGGAAGGCGGCTTCGTGACCTCAAGAGGGACAGGGACGTCGAGACGGAGGAGCAGATACAGAGGCATCAGGATCTCAACAGGGCCGCGGCGATAAGTTACGCCATGCATTCCGATGCCCTTATAAAGATAATCGAGAACCACGAGGACAAGGGTCTTGAAGAGGCCGTGAACGAACTCGTTCAAGTCCTTAACCTGGCGGTGAGGGAGTATGATTGA
- a CDS encoding 30S ribosomal protein S4e produces MARKGAKRHLKRLAAPTSWYIHRKEYKWAVRPRPGPHSMQTSIPLIYIVRDYLGYAKTAREARKILNEGKILVDGRVRKDYKFPVGIMDVVSIPETGEHYRVLPNRIGKLILHPISEEEAKLKPFRINNKRMVKGARVQLNLHDGSNHLVSLAEKDSFRTSYTIIMKVPEREIIEVIPFEVGAYVFVTQGKNVARKGRIVEVRHFPMGWPDVVTIEDESGEKFDTLKEYAFVVGKEKPEISLP; encoded by the coding sequence ATGGCGAGAAAAGGCGCGAAGAGGCACCTTAAGAGACTTGCCGCTCCGACTTCATGGTATATCCACAGGAAGGAATACAAGTGGGCCGTTAGGCCGAGGCCGGGTCCCCACAGCATGCAGACCTCGATTCCCCTGATCTACATCGTTAGGGACTACCTCGGCTACGCTAAGACTGCGAGGGAGGCAAGGAAGATACTCAACGAGGGTAAGATCCTCGTTGATGGTCGCGTTAGGAAGGACTACAAGTTCCCGGTCGGAATCATGGACGTCGTCTCGATTCCCGAGACCGGCGAGCACTACAGGGTCCTACCAAACAGGATTGGCAAGCTCATCCTCCATCCGATAAGCGAGGAGGAGGCAAAGCTCAAGCCCTTCAGGATCAACAACAAGAGGATGGTTAAGGGCGCTAGGGTTCAGCTCAACCTTCACGACGGGAGCAACCACTTAGTCAGCCTTGCTGAGAAGGACAGCTTCAGGACATCGTACACGATAATCATGAAGGTTCCGGAGAGGGAGATCATTGAGGTCATACCGTTCGAGGTCGGCGCCTACGTCTTCGTCACCCAGGGTAAGAACGTTGCCAGGAAGGGTAGGATCGTGGAGGTCAGGCACTTCCCGATGGGCTGGCCCGACGTCGTCACGATTGAGGACGAGAGTGGAGAGAAATTCGACACCCTGAAGGAGTACGCCTTCGTCGTTGGTAAGGAAAAGCCGGAGATTTCCCTTCCGTGA
- a CDS encoding ribonuclease P protein component 1, with protein sequence MWRNRKEGKDRAPGRPQGPYQEVARRPWIFRGAHRGRVTRKNIVWHELIGLKARIIRASHPELVGIEGYVLDETRNTLTIVGDRVWTVPKDVVEIEFETAAGEKIRVDGRNLVGRPEMRLKKRWRK encoded by the coding sequence ATGTGGCGGAACCGTAAAGAAGGGAAGGATAGAGCTCCAGGGCGACCACAGGGACCGTATCAAGAAGTTGCTCGCAGACCTTGGATTTTCAGAGGAGCTCATAGAGGTCGAGTGACGCGGAAAAACATAGTCTGGCACGAGCTCATAGGGCTAAAGGCAAGAATTATAAGGGCATCTCATCCAGAGCTGGTCGGCATCGAGGGCTACGTCCTTGATGAAACCCGTAACACTCTCACAATAGTTGGTGATAGGGTCTGGACCGTTCCTAAGGACGTGGTCGAGATCGAGTTTGAAACGGCCGCCGGCGAAAAGATTAGAGTCGATGGAAGGAACTTGGTGGGAAGACCTGAGATGAGGTTGAAGAAGAGGTGGCGGAAATGA
- a CDS encoding 30S ribosomal protein S8 has product MTLLDPLANALSHITNSERVGKKEVYIKPASKLIGEVLRVMQENGYIGEFEFIDDGRAGIYRVQLIGKINKAGAIKPRFPVKAKNYEYWEKRFLPAFEFGILIVSTSQGVMTHKEAREKGIGGRLIAYVY; this is encoded by the coding sequence ATGACTCTGCTTGACCCGCTTGCGAACGCTCTATCCCATATAACCAACAGCGAGAGGGTAGGGAAGAAGGAGGTCTACATAAAGCCCGCCTCGAAGCTCATCGGCGAAGTGCTGAGAGTTATGCAGGAGAACGGCTACATCGGCGAGTTCGAGTTCATAGACGACGGGAGGGCCGGCATCTACAGGGTTCAGCTCATCGGCAAGATAAACAAGGCCGGCGCGATTAAGCCCCGCTTCCCTGTTAAGGCAAAGAACTACGAGTACTGGGAGAAGAGGTTCCTTCCAGCGTTCGAGTTCGGAATCCTCATAGTGTCCACCTCCCAGGGCGTTATGACCCACAAGGAGGCCCGTGAGAAGGGCATCGGCGGAAGGCTGATAGCCTACGTCTACTGA
- the rpsE gene encoding 30S ribosomal protein S5: MSDPREIAQRVLEEWEPRTKLGRLVKEGQITDIHEIFRKGYQIKEPEIVDVLLPEVNLRENQEVLDIALTVRMTDSGRRIRFRVLAAVGNRDGYVGLGIGHGREVGIAIRKAISYAKMNIIEIKRGCGSWECRCRRPHSIPFAVEGKEGSVRVKLMPGPRGLGLVIGDVGKKILSLAGVQDVWSQTLGETRTTVNFAKAVFNALYNTNRVAIQPGMEEKYGIVVGRAMPQSFEL, translated from the coding sequence ATGAGCGACCCGAGAGAGATTGCCCAGAGGGTTCTTGAGGAGTGGGAGCCGAGGACCAAGCTCGGCAGGCTCGTTAAGGAGGGTCAGATAACTGACATTCACGAGATATTCAGGAAGGGCTACCAGATAAAGGAGCCCGAGATAGTTGACGTTCTCCTTCCCGAGGTCAACCTGAGAGAGAACCAGGAAGTGCTTGACATAGCTCTCACCGTCAGGATGACCGACAGCGGTAGGAGGATTCGCTTCCGCGTTTTGGCGGCTGTGGGCAACAGGGACGGCTACGTCGGCCTCGGAATCGGCCACGGAAGGGAAGTTGGCATAGCCATCAGGAAGGCCATCAGCTACGCCAAGATGAACATCATCGAAATCAAGCGCGGCTGTGGCTCTTGGGAGTGCAGGTGCAGGAGGCCCCACTCAATCCCGTTCGCCGTCGAGGGCAAGGAGGGAAGCGTCCGCGTCAAGCTCATGCCCGGACCGCGCGGTCTTGGACTGGTCATCGGTGACGTCGGCAAGAAGATACTCAGCCTCGCTGGTGTCCAGGACGTCTGGTCCCAGACCCTCGGTGAGACGAGAACCACCGTCAACTTCGCCAAGGCAGTTTTCAACGCCCTCTACAACACCAACCGCGTCGCCATACAGCCCGGTATGGAGGAGAAGTATGGTATCGTCGTTGGCAGGGCGATGCCCCAGAGCTTCGAGCTGTGA
- a CDS encoding uL15m family ribosomal protein, whose amino-acid sequence MIRRRKKVRKLRGSHTHGWGCKKKHRGGGSKGGRGMAGTGKRKDQKFTWTIKYAPDHLGKRGFHRPKAVQYIPKVINLSDIDENFELFKDMGVIYEEEGKLVFDATQLGVDKVLGTGKLTRAIVVKAYYVTPKAEEKIREAGGEVVLA is encoded by the coding sequence ATGATTAGGAGGAGAAAGAAGGTTAGGAAGCTTCGCGGGAGTCACACTCACGGATGGGGGTGCAAGAAGAAGCACCGCGGCGGCGGAAGCAAGGGCGGCCGCGGTATGGCGGGCACAGGTAAGAGGAAGGACCAGAAGTTCACCTGGACCATCAAGTACGCCCCCGACCACCTCGGCAAGCGCGGCTTCCACAGGCCCAAGGCCGTTCAGTACATCCCCAAGGTCATCAACCTGAGCGACATCGACGAGAACTTCGAGCTCTTCAAGGACATGGGCGTCATCTACGAGGAGGAAGGAAAGCTCGTCTTCGACGCCACCCAGCTCGGCGTTGACAAGGTTCTCGGTACAGGAAAGCTCACCCGCGCCATCGTCGTCAAGGCCTACTACGTTACCCCCAAGGCCGAGGAGAAGATTAGGGAAGCAGGCGGCGAGGTTGTCCTCGCCTGA
- the rpmC gene encoding 50S ribosomal protein L29: protein MKPSEIREMSIEEIDEKIRQLRLELAKERGMLTMGTSTENPMVIRNLRRDIARLLTIKKEKLREKR, encoded by the coding sequence ATGAAGCCCAGTGAGATTAGGGAGATGAGCATCGAGGAGATAGACGAGAAGATAAGGCAGCTCCGCCTCGAGCTCGCCAAGGAGAGGGGTATGCTCACCATGGGGACCTCAACCGAGAACCCCATGGTAATAAGGAACCTCAGGCGCGACATCGCGCGCCTGCTTACCATAAAGAAGGAGAAGCTTAGGGAGAAAAGGTGA
- the rplX gene encoding 50S ribosomal protein L24, which translates to MKLDMKQPRKQRKFLYNAPLHLRQKIMAAPLSKELREKYGVRNLPIREGDKVRVMRGDFKGKEGKVLEVDLKRYRIHVEGVTMTKTDGTEVFYPLHPSNVMIIELNLEDEERKKIIERRAA; encoded by the coding sequence ATGAAGCTTGACATGAAGCAGCCGAGAAAGCAGAGGAAGTTCCTCTACAACGCTCCCCTTCACCTTAGGCAGAAGATAATGGCGGCTCCACTCAGCAAGGAGCTCCGCGAGAAGTATGGTGTGAGAAACCTGCCGATTAGGGAAGGCGACAAAGTAAGGGTAATGCGCGGTGACTTCAAGGGTAAGGAGGGCAAAGTGCTCGAGGTTGACCTCAAGCGTTACAGGATTCACGTTGAAGGTGTCACCATGACCAAGACCGACGGGACCGAGGTCTTCTACCCGCTCCACCCGTCGAACGTTATGATAATCGAGCTCAACCTTGAGGACGAAGAGAGGAAGAAAATAATTGAGAGGAGGGCTGCCTGA
- a CDS encoding 30S ribosomal protein S17, which yields MREIGLRVQPPAEVCNDPKCPWHGNLKIHGRYFEGIVVSDKGKKTVVVERRHYKYLKKYERYELRRSKVHAHNPECINAKTGDKVLIAETRPISKTKSFVVVAVLERAERMEEV from the coding sequence ATGAGAGAGATTGGATTGAGGGTTCAGCCTCCCGCTGAGGTGTGTAACGATCCCAAGTGCCCCTGGCACGGGAACCTCAAGATACACGGGAGATACTTCGAGGGAATAGTCGTCAGCGACAAGGGTAAGAAGACGGTCGTCGTCGAGAGGAGACACTACAAGTACCTCAAGAAATACGAGCGTTACGAGCTCAGAAGGAGCAAAGTCCATGCCCACAACCCAGAGTGCATCAACGCAAAAACTGGCGACAAGGTCCTCATAGCCGAGACCAGGCCGATAAGCAAGACTAAGAGCTTCGTCGTCGTTGCAGTCCTTGAGAGGGCCGAGAGAATGGAGGAGGTGTGA
- a CDS encoding EMC3/TMCO1 family protein — translation MIEGIYQLLDNIFGGYIVQHPLLAITVAGFVIGGSYTLIYYFFTDIEKTRKIQKMAKEIQKEMKEAQKSGDEKKLRKVQQKQMELMKMQSEMMRQQMVPMLLTLPIFWIFFGWLRRWYAEVAIVKAPFNFFIFDWFHKMYHSALGPDELGYFGWYILSSYIIGMVLRKFLDMG, via the coding sequence ATGATTGAGGGTATATACCAGCTCCTCGACAATATCTTTGGCGGTTACATCGTTCAGCACCCCCTGCTGGCGATAACGGTAGCGGGATTCGTTATAGGTGGCTCGTACACCTTGATCTATTACTTTTTCACGGACATTGAGAAGACGAGAAAGATACAGAAGATGGCCAAAGAGATCCAGAAGGAGATGAAGGAGGCCCAAAAGTCCGGGGATGAGAAAAAACTGAGGAAGGTTCAGCAGAAGCAGATGGAACTCATGAAGATGCAGAGCGAGATGATGCGACAGCAGATGGTGCCCATGTTGCTTACTTTACCAATATTCTGGATATTCTTCGGCTGGCTGAGGAGGTGGTACGCCGAGGTTGCGATAGTCAAGGCGCCCTTCAACTTTTTCATCTTCGACTGGTTCCATAAAATGTATCACTCGGCCCTCGGGCCAGATGAACTCGGCTACTTTGGCTGGTACATTCTTTCAAGCTACATAATCGGTATGGTGCTCAGAAAGTTCCTCGACATGGGTTAA
- the secY gene encoding preprotein translocase subunit SecY, translating into MGVRDVIYAIERWFPEVERPKRRVPLKEKFMWTGVALLLYYILAEIPLYGLPSQIVDYFSTLRFVLAGRNGSLLTLGIGPIVTAGIILQLLVGSEILRLDLSDPEDRRFYQALQRLFSVFMSFFEAAIYVLAGAFGKVGVDITVAIAILLILQLGLGSTILIMLDELVSKWGIGSGISLFIAAGVSQQVMVKSLNPMPLPQNPNELSGAIPAFIQHLINGDISGAIYRPGLPDITKLLATIVVFLIVVYLESMRVEIPLSYGRVTVRGRYPIRFMYVSNIPIILTMALYSNIQLWARLLASRGYTFLGTFNQNGYPVSGLAKYTVPPYDVFQLVHHPGHALIYAIQTIFWSVLFGFLWVELTGLDAKSIARQLQRAGLQIPGFRRDPRILERVLQRYIPYVTFWGSFTLAIVAVLASFLGALGTGTGILLTVGILYRFYEEIAREQATEMFPALRKFFASR; encoded by the coding sequence ATGGGCGTCCGCGATGTGATCTACGCCATCGAAAGGTGGTTTCCCGAGGTAGAGCGTCCCAAGAGGAGAGTCCCCCTCAAGGAGAAGTTCATGTGGACTGGTGTTGCTCTGTTGCTCTATTACATCCTCGCTGAAATCCCCCTGTATGGCCTTCCCTCTCAAATAGTTGATTACTTCTCCACCCTTCGTTTTGTGCTCGCCGGTAGGAACGGTTCGCTCCTCACTCTCGGTATAGGTCCCATAGTCACCGCCGGTATCATACTCCAGCTTCTCGTCGGTTCCGAGATATTAAGGCTCGATCTCTCCGATCCCGAGGACAGGAGGTTTTACCAGGCCCTGCAAAGGTTGTTCTCAGTCTTCATGAGCTTCTTCGAGGCGGCGATCTACGTCTTGGCAGGTGCCTTCGGAAAGGTCGGCGTTGACATAACCGTAGCGATAGCGATACTGCTCATCCTTCAGCTCGGCCTCGGCTCAACGATACTCATAATGCTTGACGAGCTCGTCAGCAAGTGGGGAATAGGTAGCGGTATCAGCCTCTTCATAGCCGCGGGCGTCTCGCAGCAGGTTATGGTGAAGTCCCTCAATCCGATGCCCCTTCCGCAGAATCCCAATGAGCTCAGCGGTGCTATCCCTGCGTTCATACAGCACCTCATAAACGGGGACATAAGCGGGGCCATTTACAGGCCGGGATTGCCTGACATTACCAAACTGCTGGCCACCATAGTCGTCTTCCTGATCGTCGTCTACCTGGAGAGCATGCGCGTCGAGATTCCGCTCAGCTACGGCCGAGTTACGGTTCGCGGTAGGTATCCGATAAGGTTCATGTACGTCAGCAACATCCCGATAATTCTGACAATGGCGCTCTATTCCAACATCCAGCTCTGGGCCAGACTGCTTGCCTCCAGGGGTTACACCTTCCTCGGCACGTTCAACCAGAACGGCTATCCCGTCTCGGGCCTCGCCAAGTACACGGTTCCTCCGTACGATGTATTCCAGCTGGTTCACCATCCGGGCCACGCGCTCATCTACGCGATTCAGACGATATTCTGGTCAGTGCTCTTCGGATTCCTCTGGGTTGAGCTGACGGGACTCGACGCCAAGAGCATCGCAAGACAGCTCCAGCGCGCCGGCCTCCAGATCCCCGGGTTCAGGCGCGACCCAAGAATCCTTGAGAGAGTTCTCCAGCGCTACATCCCCTACGTTACGTTCTGGGGCTCATTCACCCTCGCAATAGTTGCGGTACTGGCCAGCTTCCTTGGTGCCCTGGGTACTGGAACCGGAATACTGCTGACGGTCGGCATACTCTACAGGTTCTACGAAGAGATAGCAAGGGAGCAGGCAACGGAGATGTTCCCGGCTTTGAGGAAGTTCTTCGCGAGCCGCTGA
- a CDS encoding 50S ribosomal protein L30 encodes MAKLALIRLRSGIRARGEVRDTLAMLRLHRINHLVIVDDTPSYRGMIQKVKDYITWGEIDKETLVKLLRKRGRLVGNKPITDEYVKEKLGMTIEEFAEKVINGEMKLRDLPNIKPVFRLHPPRGGLKGSKKRSFKEGGALGYRGEKINELIERML; translated from the coding sequence ATGGCAAAGCTTGCACTCATAAGGCTTAGGAGCGGGATTAGGGCGAGGGGCGAGGTTAGGGACACCCTCGCCATGCTTCGCCTTCACAGGATTAACCACCTCGTCATAGTGGACGACACCCCGAGCTACCGCGGAATGATACAGAAGGTCAAGGACTACATCACCTGGGGCGAGATTGACAAGGAGACCCTCGTTAAGCTCCTCAGGAAGAGGGGCAGGCTCGTCGGCAACAAGCCGATTACCGATGAGTACGTCAAGGAGAAGCTCGGAATGACTATTGAGGAGTTCGCCGAGAAGGTCATCAACGGCGAGATGAAGCTCAGGGATTTGCCAAACATCAAGCCCGTCTTCAGGCTCCACCCGCCGAGGGGGGGCCTCAAGGGAAGCAAGAAGCGCTCCTTCAAGGAGGGCGGTGCCCTCGGCTACAGGGGCGAGAAGATTAACGAGCTCATAGAGAGAATGCTCTGA
- a CDS encoding 50S ribosomal protein L5, whose translation MQINREAILADWEAHPMRRPRIAKLTINIGVGESGERLTKAEKMLEQLVGQKPIRRRAKQTNRDFGIRRGEPIAVKVTLRGKKAYEMLDRLLEAVDRKLSVGNFDEHGNFCFGIQEHINIPGVEYDPEIGIFGMDVCVTLERPGFRVAKRKRQRRKIPTRHKLTKEEGIVFAIEEFKVNVEGL comes from the coding sequence ATGCAGATCAACAGAGAGGCCATCCTTGCAGACTGGGAAGCTCACCCGATGAGGAGACCGAGGATAGCTAAGCTTACCATAAACATCGGTGTCGGTGAAAGCGGTGAGCGCTTGACCAAGGCCGAGAAGATGCTTGAACAGCTCGTCGGCCAGAAGCCGATAAGGAGGCGCGCGAAGCAGACCAACAGAGACTTCGGAATAAGGCGTGGTGAGCCGATAGCGGTTAAGGTCACCCTCCGTGGAAAGAAGGCCTACGAGATGCTTGACAGGCTCCTTGAGGCCGTTGACAGGAAGCTCAGCGTCGGCAACTTCGACGAGCACGGGAACTTCTGCTTTGGAATCCAGGAGCACATCAACATACCGGGCGTCGAGTACGACCCCGAGATAGGTATCTTCGGTATGGATGTCTGCGTCACCCTTGAGAGGCCCGGTTTTAGGGTCGCCAAGAGGAAGAGGCAGAGGAGGAAGATACCGACCAGGCACAAGCTGACGAAGGAAGAGGGTATAGTCTTCGCTATTGAGGAGTTCAAGGTCAACGTGGAGGGATTGTGA
- a CDS encoding 50S ribosomal protein L14, producing the protein MAKKGAGATRGVSPVRPTRALPVGAYLKVADNSGAKVIQIIGVVGYKGTRRRLASAGVGDMVVATVKKGRPDIRHQVVRAVIVRQRKEYRRLDGMRVKFEDNAAAIVTPEGVPRGTEIRGAIAREAAERWVRLGSIASIVL; encoded by the coding sequence ATGGCCAAGAAGGGTGCTGGTGCGACCAGGGGAGTTAGCCCCGTCAGGCCAACTCGCGCTCTTCCGGTTGGGGCTTACCTCAAGGTTGCCGACAACAGCGGTGCAAAGGTCATTCAGATAATCGGTGTCGTTGGCTACAAGGGAACCAGGAGGAGGCTTGCCAGCGCTGGAGTCGGCGACATGGTCGTTGCCACCGTCAAGAAAGGAAGGCCCGACATAAGGCACCAGGTCGTTAGGGCCGTCATCGTCAGGCAGAGGAAGGAGTACAGAAGGCTCGACGGCATGCGCGTCAAGTTCGAGGACAACGCGGCAGCTATAGTCACTCCCGAAGGCGTTCCGAGGGGAACCGAAATCAGGGGTGCAATAGCCAGGGAAGCCGCCGAGAGGTGGGTTAGGCTCGGCAGCATAGCGAGCATAGTTTTGTGA
- a CDS encoding 50S ribosomal protein L6 has protein sequence MPIDAWVREEVEIPEGVEVTVENNVVKVKGPKGELERELKYPGVKIFTEDGKVVVYKEFPRKKDIAIARTFKAHINNMIKGVTEGFTYKLKVVYSHFPVTVKVQGDEVIIENFLGEKNPRRAKILPGVTVKVRGQEITVEGIDKEKVGQTAANIEQATRITKWDRRVFQDGIYIVEKAGKPIKF, from the coding sequence ATGCCGATAGACGCGTGGGTAAGGGAAGAGGTTGAGATTCCAGAGGGAGTCGAGGTCACCGTTGAGAACAACGTTGTCAAGGTCAAGGGCCCCAAGGGAGAACTTGAGAGGGAGCTCAAATACCCGGGCGTTAAGATATTCACAGAGGACGGAAAGGTCGTGGTATACAAGGAGTTCCCGAGGAAGAAGGACATCGCCATCGCGAGGACCTTCAAGGCCCACATAAACAACATGATTAAGGGCGTAACCGAGGGCTTCACCTACAAGCTCAAGGTCGTTTACAGCCACTTCCCGGTTACCGTCAAGGTCCAGGGCGACGAAGTCATAATTGAGAACTTCCTCGGTGAGAAGAACCCGAGGAGGGCCAAGATCCTTCCGGGCGTCACCGTCAAGGTTCGCGGTCAGGAGATAACCGTTGAGGGCATAGACAAGGAAAAAGTTGGCCAGACCGCGGCCAACATCGAGCAGGCCACGAGGATAACGAAATGGGACAGGCGTGTCTTCCAGGATGGTATTTACATAGTTGAGAAGGCTGGCAAGCCGATAAAGTTCTGA
- a CDS encoding 50S ribosomal protein L32e: protein MDEKARLLRVRARLKRKKPKFLRQEWWRFPKFKNDPKWRRPKGIDSKMRLKKKGKPRSPSIGWSSPRAVRGLHPSGYEEVLVHNVKELEAIDPTRQAARIARTVGARKREAIIARAKELGIKVLNAR from the coding sequence ATGGACGAGAAGGCGAGACTCCTTAGGGTGAGGGCCAGGCTCAAGAGGAAGAAGCCCAAGTTCCTCCGTCAGGAGTGGTGGAGGTTCCCCAAGTTCAAGAACGACCCCAAGTGGAGAAGGCCGAAGGGAATTGACAGCAAGATGAGGCTCAAGAAGAAGGGCAAGCCCCGCTCACCCAGCATAGGCTGGAGCTCACCCAGAGCTGTTCGCGGGCTTCACCCGAGTGGCTACGAGGAAGTCCTCGTTCACAACGTGAAGGAGCTTGAGGCAATAGACCCGACCAGGCAGGCCGCGAGGATAGCCAGAACCGTCGGCGCGAGGAAGAGAGAGGCAATAATCGCGAGGGCAAAGGAGCTCGGGATTAAGGTCCTCAACGCGAGGTGA
- the yciH gene encoding stress response translation initiation inhibitor YciH, protein MLFKEVLKEQQRIRVYIERARYGKLKTIIEGIDEKEFDLEDIAKKLKAKLACGGTVKKGRIELQGDHRDRIKKLLADLGFSEELIEVE, encoded by the coding sequence ATGCTCTTTAAGGAGGTCCTGAAGGAGCAGCAGAGGATTAGGGTCTACATCGAGAGGGCCCGCTACGGAAAGCTTAAGACCATAATCGAGGGCATAGACGAGAAGGAGTTCGACCTCGAAGACATAGCAAAGAAGCTGAAGGCGAAGCTGGCATGTGGCGGAACCGTAAAGAAGGGAAGGATAGAGCTCCAGGGCGACCACAGGGACCGTATCAAGAAGTTGCTCGCAGACCTTGGATTTTCAGAGGAGCTCATAGAGGTCGAGTGA
- a CDS encoding 50S ribosomal protein L18 gives MARGPRYRVPFRRRREGKTNYHKRLKLLKSKKPRLVVRKSLNHHIAQIIVYNPKGDRTIVSAHTRELIRDFGWKGHTGNTPSAYLLGLLIGYKAKKAGIEEAILDIGLHPPTRGSSVFAVLKGAVDAGLNVPHSEEIFPEDYRIRGEHVAEYAKALKQEDETLYRKQFGGYLVKGLEPEKLPEHFEEVKAKIIEKFEGARE, from the coding sequence ATGGCGAGAGGACCAAGGTATAGGGTTCCATTTAGGAGGAGGAGAGAGGGTAAGACCAACTATCACAAGAGGCTCAAGCTCCTCAAGAGCAAGAAGCCGAGGCTCGTCGTGAGGAAGAGCCTCAACCACCACATAGCTCAGATTATAGTCTACAACCCGAAGGGGGACAGGACTATAGTTTCCGCCCACACCAGGGAGCTCATCAGGGACTTCGGCTGGAAGGGCCACACCGGAAACACCCCGAGCGCCTACCTCCTCGGACTGCTCATCGGTTACAAGGCGAAGAAAGCCGGCATTGAGGAGGCAATCCTTGACATAGGCCTTCACCCGCCGACCAGGGGAAGCTCGGTCTTCGCCGTCCTCAAGGGAGCCGTTGATGCAGGCTTGAACGTCCCGCACAGCGAGGAGATATTCCCAGAGGACTACAGGATAAGGGGCGAGCACGTTGCTGAGTACGCCAAGGCCCTCAAGCAGGAGGACGAGACCCTCTATAGGAAGCAGTTTGGTGGCTACCTCGTCAAGGGCCTTGAGCCCGAGAAGCTCCCCGAGCACTTTGAAGAGGTTAAGGCCAAGATAATCGAGAAGTTTGAGGGGGCGAGAGAATGA
- a CDS encoding 50S ribosomal protein L19e, with the protein MLMLKMQRRIAAEILKCGENRVWIDPERIDDVAAAITREDIKRLIHDGVIKKKPIKGQSRARARAFHEARKKGRHRGPGSRKGKKTARMGKKERWMMTIRALRKELRKLKAEGKLDAHTYRRLYIRAKGGQFKNKRQLYLFMQEHGILKE; encoded by the coding sequence ATGCTCATGCTTAAGATGCAGAGAAGGATTGCCGCTGAGATTTTGAAGTGCGGTGAAAACAGGGTCTGGATTGACCCCGAGAGGATTGACGATGTTGCCGCCGCGATAACCCGTGAGGACATAAAGAGGCTCATCCACGACGGTGTCATAAAGAAGAAGCCCATCAAGGGCCAGAGCAGGGCCCGCGCGAGGGCCTTCCACGAGGCGAGGAAGAAGGGACGCCACAGGGGCCCCGGAAGCAGGAAGGGTAAGAAGACGGCAAGAATGGGCAAGAAGGAGCGCTGGATGATGACCATAAGGGCCCTCAGGAAAGAACTTAGGAAGCTCAAGGCCGAGGGCAAGCTCGACGCCCACACCTACAGGAGGCTCTACATCAGGGCCAAGGGCGGCCAGTTCAAGAACAAGAGGCAGCTCTACCTGTTCATGCAGGAGCACGGCATCTTGAAGGAGTGA